Sequence from the Sardina pilchardus chromosome 15, fSarPil1.1, whole genome shotgun sequence genome:
agacaggtgggggccgtgcaacacaacacaaaacaagtcAAGATCAGGCCAGTCTGAAATAACAGACAGCGGCACTGCCAAGGGCTACGCTGAAACACCCGAGACTCCCTGTCCCTCTAGGACAAGTATGGCACTATGCAGACAGCTACATCAAGGCTGTCCCGACGAACAAGGGCTACGCTGAAACACCCGAGACTCCCTGTCCCTCTAGGACAATATAGCACTATGCAGACAGCGAAATCAAGGCTGTCCCGATGACAAACAGCCTACAGCCTGCACCAAACCACTCACTGATCAGCACCCCGAGATCCTGACAAGAgaaagctgctgcagctgggatACCGTTCTCTTAAACAGGCCTACACACCTCTACTGTTGCTCTCTTTGGATGCAGTCGacggcggagaggagagagacaaactgtcacacacacacacacacacctttagaaAGGCTGTCAATCAGGGCTCTTCAGGCATAGTTACAGTGTTAAGAGTCTTACAGCTTTCATCTATGCCGTTCAGAGCTGAGTGCACTACAATAGCCATAACTGCTGTCCAGAGGAGGCCGGAGGCTGTCCAGCTTtcattgagatgtgtgtgtgtgtgtgtgtgtgtgtgtgtttgcaactgTAGCACcactatgtacacacacatgaccaatgagaagcctgcagcagcagcacactggGTGGTCATGCCATCGCAGCTGTGGTgaaaaccacaacacacacatttcaagaGTACTGGTAGGTACAGATTCCAGAAATGTCGGCGCCTCTTAAataactgcacagcacagctctttgaaaaaaggggggggtgaggggtggcaGGTAGCAAAGTAATAACTTAAAGAGGGTCAGCAAAAATCCTTTTGGGGTGGGAGGGGCAAAGGTATTACTTGTAGGATATTTAGACAAAACTGTGCAACGCTATCAGTCCATGGAAAGATAGGTGTTGAGTGAACTCTTGTTGGAAGAGGAAGGTGGGAAGGCAGCATCTTGCGTATGTTCGTGGACAGGCCTGTCCTGCACAAAGCTAACTCGCTAACAGAGGGCAGCCAAGGAAGAAATTCCAAAGGACCGCTACCTCCGCGGGCCGACACGTCGGAATGCAAGAACCTTACGACGTTCACCTAAATATTTTTCATTACCCTATATAGCCAACATGTATAGATATATGTTTTCAGACCTGGATGAAAATTCTAGGTGACAACAGTACACATTCACATTGGAGTGGGTCTGCCTCTCACGTTCAAAAGTTTGGAAGCTAATTGTTACTCGTGTTAGCTAACTATCCCCGACTTCTGCAGATTTTTGTGCCACCTATATAGAAGTTCTTTATTTAACTTATTCAATCGCGTCTAGGAACTTCACATGGTCTCAAAACAAGGTATTTAAAAATCATACACACCAACCTACATCTTCTAcattgcaaatttgaatataaaaaCTTGGTAAAAACTTAGTAATAGCAACTCTAGCCACTATAGCTTGCTAACCTGCTTGGGCTGGGAGACATCTTTGAAAGAACacacagctaacgttagctaacgttaccaCAATCTTTGACTTGACAATTGCATCTAGACTGGCGCCTTCACCAACTGATTAAATGTCATATCGCAAGCTTGGTGCATAGAGTAGAATAGCACAACGCACAGATGTGACTGAAATGTTTTGTAGATTGCATATAAATGGGATTCCCGCTTGATGATCCCATTCCTAGCGTCTGCACGGaacacccctccctcctcccagaCGTGGAAAGCAAAGCCCACCACCGGCGCCTTAGCAGCCTATCCATGCAGCCTGAGAGGGCCATGCAACCAAGGGGGCTAGCATGCTAACTGTGTTAGCTTGACATAACTCTCCCGTTTCCTTGGTTTGCCAGCCACCGGCCATGTAAACCTTTGACAGGCAGTGGCTGACTGGCCATTTCAAATTTGAGAGGTCACAGTGAAGCGCCAAGCTCAGTTTTCCTTGAGGGTGCAGCCTACAAAGCTCGGCAGGTACAGCTAGGTTAGCTTGCCATTGGAGTACAGAGAGCCGGCTAGCAAGTGGAAACAATCCTGCACATTCCCACCAGGAAAATACCGATATAGCTGGGCTAGCAGCGCTATGATAGGCTAACAAGGATGGCTTGAGAGATGTGTGTCCGATTAGCTTTTTTTCTCGCAGCAAGCTAGCTAACAGCCAACTATTCATTCTAGTGCTAGCAGTCGATTTCTAGGATCTCATCAGAAGTTGAGAAACGTTAAAAGCTTGGGGGACAAAAGCGGGGCTTTACCTGGTTCTCCATTATTCTTGGGCCGTGTGTTGTTCTGTTTATTTACAGCAGCGATTTGTGAGGTTGTTCCCGACTCCTCATTGTGTGTCAATTTCAGCCAAACACCGGAAGCCAGACGGCTTCCCTCCCCTTCGAGACTCCTGGCATGCAACCAAAAGAGAAAGCCTTTGTATCCAATCAAGTGGCTCAGAGGTTAAGCCTTTTGCTTTTGAACCAACTGCAATAGTTATCGGGCGGGACTTCCCACAGGCAACAATCTGCCAAGAATATGTGATTGAATTAGAGGTGTGTAGCTCACATAATGCAGGATGTCCTGCGTGTGGGCTCTCTGTGATTGAATAACTTGGTAGCAAATTGCCTTCTAGAACGGACACGAAAAGAACACAACAAATCCGTTTGGAAACTATCACCAAGCACAGGCCTATTTATTCAGTCAGTTAGTGGTAACATAACTTTCTCAAAAATACCTAGTGACATGAACTATTGATAATCAAATTTCAGCCATGGTATCCATATTAAGCCAGTTATCTTATCATTGATCTACAATTACTGTCTAATTTCGTCTAAAGAAGGATCACTCCATCTGCAAACTTGACAAATCTTTCAGCAGGAGAAATGTAGGTCTAATACTCTTACAGCATACTGTTCATGCCATGCATATTTCTCAGGTCATTCCCAAATAAGTCTAAATAAACTAGGCtgttttgttatttaatttgccACAAAATACCTGTCTACCTTGTTCTTTTATAAATCAGATCGTTGTTGTCCATCTACAGATTCTCTGTCAATGTCTTCCTATTGATGGTGCTTATAGGTTATTATTGTACAATCTGCTCCCAAAAACATTGGGACGTTGCAtaaaatgtactgtagcctacatataaacagaatgttattattattagtaaaCACATATTTAGATGGGAATAGAACATACATATCATATCAACTGTTGAAACAAGTGATTTGATAAATGTGATGCCGGCAACACATCTCACAAAAGTTGGGACTGGGGCAACAAAAGGCTAGAAAAGTTGTGCAAtgttataaaaaaataaataataataataataatataaaaaaataataatatttaaaaaacaagGAACATTTCATaactaactagaaaagcactccgagaccGCCTCCCGCATCCAGACGAGGATGCAGATCGCTCCCAACATttccttccttgggtcatttcagagctttcctgaaaatgtcatcgaaattcatccataactttttgagttatcttgctaacaaacagactgacaaacaaacaacaaaccctgatgaaaacataaccttcttGGCGAAGGTAATAATTTAGGTGACTTACTGGCACCATGATTAAGGTGACTGGCACCGTGATTAAGGTGACTTGCACTGCACTgggtaaataaaaaaagagcttCCCAGAGAGGCCTTCAACACTCTGTGGGGGCAtataatgcaataatacaagAAAGGTGCCCCTCAACATAAAATTGCAAATACTTTGGGGATTttatcatctacagtacataatggCATTAAAATATTCAGAAAATCCACAGAAATACTTGTGTGCAAGAGACATGGCTGAAAAAACAGTATTGGATGGCCATCTTCTGTGGTGGGAATCATCACATGGACTTAGGAAAACATCCAATAACCATGAACTATGAACACAGTTTGACAAAATTGAACCATCTTTCGATTTGCTGCCGGTGATTAACGGTTGAGCTTGCGAGTAGCCTAAGCCtcaacttacagtacagtaggtataAATGTCAGTGATTCACATTTTGattggtgtgttgtggttgaagaattgagggaggaacacagacagaaaagtaGCTTCTTCAACATGCAACTGTTAATTACCTGGTAATACCACAAAATCTGGCTTATAAATGATGAAATAGATCCTGGAGTAGGTAAACCTGAGACATCTGCTTCACTAAACCCCCCCTGCTGGCCATAAAATGAAAATCAGTTCTGTGAGGATGACAGCCATAGAACACCCAAGATATATATCTGAACAACTATTATTTTGTCTATAAATTGAACATTTTCACTACTTCCATATTTTCAAAGGATAGAATTATAATGTGTTAAAGAAACCAGCTAATCTTGACATTGGAACATACTCTGGCAAGGGAGGtgagctacactacactacagcaaaTATCCTTACATTTTTCAACCGTCTCAGACTACAGTAGGATACCGATTCTAATTCCAATGTGATTCTAATTCCAAGCTCCTCTCAGTTTTCAAGTTCTGTTCTGTGTTTGATGTTCTTCCACAGCTTCAGGAGCTATGAACAACCCTAGCCAATCAACACAGATGCCTCTGGAGCCACGAACAACCTCAGTAAATCAACACAAACGCAATgaaattggattggattggcTGTTCAGCTCAAAACCAAAGATTTTCAAACTGAAATGCAGCAAACATGTTATGGCCTTAATACCTAGAaaacaggaatgtgtgtgtgtgtgtgtgtgtgtgtgtgtgtatgtgtgagtatcaTCAGCTGTGCCAGAATGGGGTGAGGAGACCTGGGTCTTCTGGTTGGCCCTCTTTTGTCGTAAAGCCTGGAATGGAGTTTGGCACCTTTTAATCTGGCAAACAGATGTCTACTCCAGACATGGCTGTCTTGTTACACCCAGACAGAAAAAAGGCCTCTAAAACCACTCAGACAAAATTCCAAACACCAGGTATTTGACAGCCAGAGAGTATATTGCATTTTTAGAATATCTTTAAAAACCTTCGGGAGTCAAAGTATTGGCtggtgttaatatggtatcaTTTTTTCTAATGCAAACGTTTACTTCTCTGAGAGGTCTGACTAGGTGTCAGCTACAGTACCAAAACCGTCCAGAAGAGGGCGTCGTATACCACAAGACTGGACAGTTTGTCACATCAGGGGCACACTGGTGCTGCATGTTAAGAAAAGCAAGCGATAGAGCCCCGTAGTTCACATTTTATTGAGACGAAGTGCtgcatacagtatttcagtTGAGGACTGTTATGTTCAAACAgtgcacacattttcacacaccaTATTTGTTCACTGTAAAAGTCTTGCAGTCGAGAGTGAAAGTATTGCATCAACAGTTCAGGGTGCTGAATAGGAGGTCAGTAGTGTCATGATGATGAGAGCATCGTTGTGCTTTTAGACTGATTCATCTCTCAAGCTTAAAGCACAGAACCAGTCTTTAAACAGTACTCACCAGCACAATATACCAGAGCGAGGAAGTCATCTGCTCACTGTAAACATCATATTTTccaaacaaacatcaacatgaacacacatacagttaaaATGTAGAAAGGTTGTTAGTTAACGTTACGTTAAACATGTTTGTATCTATAGAAAACACTTTAAATTAccttaaaaaaacatgtttgtcaTCATGTTGCCATTTCTTGtgccagagacacagacacacacacacacacacagacacacacacacacacacacacacacacacacacacacacacacacacacacctggacttGGACTCAAGTCCAACTCGAGGCCTAATTTTTCGGActcatgacttgacttgaacttGAGCACAATGTCTTGCACCTGGACTAGAACACTGGCTGCATTTGGAATCACattggttttgttgttgttttccttcTTTGTATTAGGCCATGATCAATCAGAATGAGATATTGATACATATAATTGATACATAATTAACTTTGACCATCCAGTGTCCATTGTTTAATCTATCATCTATTAGTGTTCACCTAATAATAAATAGCACTCTATGGATTTACAACCTTCATTGTGTTTCATTTTATGTTCGTACCATATGGCCCAATATTGTTCCATCCATTTAGTGTCATGGCAACACTGAGGACACTGCACACACCCCacataataaatataatttgaCATCATTCACACACCCCacataataaatataatttgaCATCATTCACACACCCCacataataaatataatttgaCATCATTCATCTATGCATAGAGCAGTATATAAAAACGATGAGGAGTTCAACAACGCTGCAGTCCATTCCACTAAGACAATGCAGACCTGTCGTCCCTTGGGACCGGTCAACATCATTAAACACCTGTGAAGGCCGGCAcccaccggacacgtacgcGGCGCGAACTCCATAGTTTTTAAACGGaacaaagcccactagaaacgtctgccacgcggcagccgcacagggttagaaaactgttctagAATCCTGCGCctcaagcccacaccgctgaacgccctGTCTGGTGGGCACCGGCCTTAACCCTCCCTTACAATTCCAGAtcttggggtgcctctcatttgggcttttatacgtcctccctcgctcctcgggcctccatcctcactgatctacataaagaatgatggggcgaaaacaatgggatagtctatccagagGAGGCATGTAGAGAAGCACCTCTGGTGTTCATATACCATCAGGGTTCTCCTAGCGTAGCGTGCGGTCATCTCAACACTCCTTCCTGGTCTTGGTGGTCCCCTAGCGTAGCGTGCGGTCATCTCAACACTCCTTCCTGGTCTTGGTGGTCCCCTAGCGTGGCGTGCGGTCATCTCAACACTCCTTCCTGGTCTTGGTGGTCCCCTAGCGTGGCGTGCGGTCATCTCAACACTCCTTCCTGGTCTTGGTGGTCCCCTTCAGCACAATGTAGGGCAGCCCCAGGGCCCAGTGGTCGCTAGGCCAGTACTGCAGGCCAGGCAGAGAGTAGGGGATCTCGAAGCTAGCGTCCAGATAGGCTATTAGCGTGCTTCCGTAGGCAGTGGCCACCACAATCAGGATGTGCCttgaagggaaagagaaatggacgtgaaaacaaatctctctcagacacattgctgagtgctacagtatgttctcttttgagagagagagcggcccaGCACTGCTGTTGAGGCCTCTGCAGCagaggggcggtgtgtgtgtgtgtgtgtatgtgtgtgtgtgtgtgtgtaccagatgCCATGCAAATAGCAGAAGTTGAGCTGCTGCCAGAAGCTGCATCCAAAACGGTCACTGATCCAGCAGGAGATGGCCAGCAGCCACAGGCCCACCGACATCTTAGCCAATCGCAGCACTCGCTGGTCAGTacaactggagagagagagagagagagggagagagagggagagagagagggagagagaggagagaaagatagagagagagaggaaaacccCACAGTGGAGGTCAGTTTGAGCTGCATGATAAGAGTTGTATGATAACAGACACCCACAGTATGAATACAGGatctacacattcacacacacacacacacacacacacacacacacacacacacacacaccctaacgtTCTGTCTGCTCTGCTCCCACCTCCGCATCTCCACGCACAGCGAGTAGAGGATGTGCAGGGCGAAGCAGTTGAGCACGTAGGCGTTGGCCGTGGGCTTCACGAACGACGACAGCGTCGTCACCAGCGTCACCGCCAGCACCATCCTCGAGAACGAGGTtctggaggagaggaacaggagtcacacacacttaggaGGTTCTGAGGAGAGGAACCGGAGTCACGGACACTTAGCCAAAGGCAGAAATATTGGGAGGATTCCACAAAAGGCAAATTGGCAAAAGTGTTAACGCAACACTAAAGCACAGAGGGTCTgttgcacacacgctatttgtttatccagcaaataacgatgtccacaccacagacaaggtagagtatgttgcatgattttatgacagtatgatgtattgcgacatcgaagccaaagtcaaatttgtagtttcttatgtctcatttcatcgaagtACAGATACGCTACCCATTCGATGTAATAATATTGTGATTAGAATGTAATAATATAATGTCATAGTAGTGTGAGTCAGTCTGCCGTCTCTGTAGATGGGAGAGAATTCCCAGTTTAGGAGTTCTGTGGGGAATGTCAGTTTACAGTAATGGGCGTGTGGGGAATGTCAGTGTAACTTGACCTTTAACCCTGACGCTGGTTATCACAGCTCACCTGAGTAAGCCTGACACTGTACACCTCTCTGTATTCATCACTGACTACTGAACGCATttgttaattaataattaataaatcAGGAGTCCAGTGGAGATAAACCCCATCAGGCGTATCATGCCTTGATTCATAGGCTAACGACCCCATGCATGACATGAGGAGATTCATACACCAGCTGGGCTTTGCATTCACTGAT
This genomic interval carries:
- the acer1 gene encoding alkaline ceramidase 1 translates to MAGVFAYESSEVDWCEDNYRHSDNVVEYFNTMSSFVFFVISPIMLYLLHPYARERNLAVHLVWLMMIFVGLFSMYFHMTLSFMGQMLDELSILWVLALGYSLWFPRKHFPSFIKDRTSFSRMVLAVTLVTTLSSFVKPTANAYVLNCFALHILYSLCVEMRSCTDQRVLRLAKMSVGLWLLAISCWISDRFGCSFWQQLNFCYLHGIWHILIVVATAYGSTLIAYLDASFEIPYSLPGLQYWPSDHWALGLPYIVLKGTTKTRKEC